From a single Silene latifolia isolate original U9 population chromosome 6, ASM4854445v1, whole genome shotgun sequence genomic region:
- the LOC141586525 gene encoding 23 kDa jasmonate-induced protein-like, translating to MYWCSFYPYQNGSRHGGKMTTLDRTNAVKSLRRPMSNSQEEIIENLISMEGEEEEEECTTTVRAKLGDTDLVFGSPITEKTVRRLPQYVTRTRITVRDLAVAALDRETEGGKDVEAREYVNWLKTKHGNGVVTICLFYNATGSTLHFSGQKDWNGHLSEELHPKTVENGQWGVFVHVHDSFNVGRGGSRGAIVYTGENAYDNGCDWMLAWDNTSYDNQVHAKVFTEVRWKDHFFIQMPYIFHLLSGSGAHREDNHGGCVSSITLENTSGPFFIAKLS from the exons ATGTATTGGTGTAGCTTCTATCCTTATCAAAATGGCTCACGACATGGTGGCAAAATGACAACTCTAGACCGGACTAATGCTGTTAAATCTTTGAGGAGGCCTATGTCCAATTCACAAG AAGAAATAATAGAAAACCTGATATCAATGGAaggcgaggaggaggaggaggaatgTACAACCACTGTAAGAGCTAAATTAGGTGATACAGATCTTGTATTTGGGAGTCCAATCACTGAAAAGACAGTAAGGAGATTGCCACAGTATGTGACTAGAACACGGATAACAGTAAGAGATTTAGCAGTTGCAGCATTGGATAGAGAAACGGAAGGTGGCAAGGATGTTGAGGCTCGTGAATATGTGAATTGGCTAAAGACGAAACATGGGAATGGAGTTGTCACAATCTGTCTCTTTTACAATGCTACCGGGTCAACCCTCCATTTTTCGGGGCAAAAGGATTGGAATGGGCATCTCAGTGAAGAGTTACATCCTAAGACGGTTGAGAATGGGCAGTGGGGTGTGTTTGTTCACGTCCATGACAGCTTTAATGTTGGTCGCGGTGGTTCAAGAGGAGCTATCGTTTACACTGGCGAAAATGCTTATGACAATGGTTGTGACTGGATGCTTGCTTGGGACAATACATCATACGACAATCAAGTACACGCCAAGGTTTTTACAGAAGTTAGATGGAAAGACCATTTCTTCATACAGATGCCATATATCTTCCACTTATTATCAGGCTCCGGTGCGCATCGTGAAGACAATCATGGTGGATGTGTCTCAAGTATTACCTTAGAGAATACCAGTGGACCCTTTTTCATAGCAAAACTCTCCTAG